A genomic segment from Pistricoccus aurantiacus encodes:
- a CDS encoding TetR/AcrR family transcriptional regulator, protein MSALDLSAEIGTKKVTAQAIADRIGIAQPTVFRHFKNRSAIFRGAMEWIANALFGVLEGVNGDAPADERLRKLLGRQLAFIGKRRGVARLLFSDRLHLEDPELKLTVRRIMERYMGHLEAIVRDGIASGYFRRSLDPAETSRFIAATVQGLVMRWSIYDFEFPLEDQVDALWRFLEPALMAEAGDKCS, encoded by the coding sequence ATGAGCGCGCTGGATCTTTCCGCCGAAATCGGCACCAAGAAGGTCACCGCACAGGCGATCGCCGATCGGATCGGCATTGCGCAGCCGACGGTGTTCCGACACTTCAAGAACCGTAGCGCCATCTTTCGCGGAGCGATGGAGTGGATCGCTAACGCCCTGTTCGGCGTTCTGGAAGGGGTAAATGGCGATGCCCCCGCCGACGAGCGTTTGCGCAAGCTGCTGGGGCGTCAGCTTGCCTTCATCGGCAAGCGACGCGGGGTGGCTCGCCTGCTGTTCTCCGATCGGCTGCACCTCGAGGATCCCGAGCTGAAGCTCACTGTGCGGCGGATCATGGAGCGCTATATGGGGCATCTGGAAGCCATCGTTCGTGACGGGATCGCGAGTGGGTATTTTCGTCGCAGTCTGGATCCTGCCGAGACGTCACGCTTTATTGCCGCCACGGTGCAGGGTCTGGTGATGCGCTGGTCCATCTACGATTTCGAGTTCCCTTTGGAGGATCAGGTCGATGCGCTATGGCGTTTCCTGGAGCCGGCGCTGATGGCTGAAGCGGGTGATAAGTGTTCTTGA
- a CDS encoding cytochrome c, with amino-acid sequence MQHPHRFITLSVTVVSAVLIAIIPAWAADDTEPLELRSIMQELGEEMQTITDGISREDWALVAETAPMIANHSQPSAIERMRILGFLGTDASTFRNHDKKIQQAALQLEKAAENQNGAEVIAAFATLQNRCLACHQDFRNPFMEHFYDDP; translated from the coding sequence ATGCAACACCCGCACCGCTTCATAACCCTCAGCGTCACGGTCGTCAGCGCCGTGCTGATCGCCATCATCCCGGCATGGGCGGCCGACGACACCGAACCACTGGAGCTGCGCAGTATCATGCAAGAACTCGGCGAAGAGATGCAGACCATCACCGATGGCATTTCCCGAGAAGACTGGGCGCTGGTCGCGGAAACCGCCCCCATGATCGCCAACCATTCCCAGCCGTCGGCGATCGAAAGAATGCGCATCCTCGGCTTTCTTGGCACCGATGCCAGCACCTTCAGAAATCACGATAAGAAGATCCAGCAGGCGGCGCTGCAGCTCGAGAAAGCCGCCGAGAACCAGAATGGCGCCGAGGTGATCGCCGCGTTCGCCACGCTGCAAAACCGCTGTCTCGCCTGCCACCAAGATTTCCGCAATCCTTTCATGGAACATTTTTACGATGATCCATGA
- a CDS encoding DUF3141 domain-containing protein gives MNVDHQLDTPLGRNVMLEYATDALQRNLLFWDVLRLRSEEYYRHKAMTVPHVLSFDLEVVLDARDFERPVNFWLARIEPPAGMEIDPLKRPFVVFDPRAGHGPGIGGFKADSELGVALRAGHACYFVGFTPDPMPEQTVEDVMHAHARFLEAVNARHAEAEGKPCVIGNCQAGWAVMMLAAVRPGLFGPIIVAGTPLSYWAGLKGQNPMRYIGGLLGGSWLTALTSDVGGGRFDGSHLVSNFENLDPANSYWTKYYHLWANVDSEVPRFLEFERWWGGHVDLSAEEMQWIVDELFIGNRLATAELVTGDGVRIDLRHIDSPILCFCSEGDNIIPPPQALGWICDLYLTDEDIVAAGQTIVYAIHASVGHLGIFVSGSVARKEHQEFTSNIDLIDVLPPGLYEAVMTPKTDETVNPQWVEGDWLVRFEPRSLADVEAIVRPDPDEERRFATVKRVSDINLGLYRTLMQPLVQAQASKDVAEWLHRMTPAELPYGWFSERNPLMSPLASLAERVREERRPVSEDNWLVNLQENYSRCVVAALDGWRDLRDSAVEQWFMTFYGSPVTQALVGLNTSDETPRPHPGQTPVNIALVERRMAEIRARIGEGGLPEAALRGLVYISMGGGGADERAFNVLREMRAEHSEISLASFKQAVREQFLALTLAPHAAIDAIPAMLAGETQSRDKVMQVIHRVVSAAGTLTDEQRRRLKSIEDMFMNRV, from the coding sequence ATGAATGTGGACCATCAACTCGATACGCCGCTAGGTCGGAACGTGATGCTCGAGTACGCGACCGATGCGCTGCAGCGCAACCTCCTGTTCTGGGACGTATTGCGCCTGCGCAGCGAGGAGTATTACCGGCACAAGGCGATGACGGTGCCGCATGTGCTGAGCTTCGATCTTGAGGTAGTGCTCGATGCGCGGGACTTCGAGCGTCCCGTCAACTTCTGGCTGGCCCGCATCGAGCCTCCCGCCGGCATGGAGATCGACCCGCTCAAGCGTCCGTTCGTGGTGTTCGATCCGCGTGCCGGCCACGGGCCCGGCATCGGCGGCTTCAAGGCCGACAGCGAGCTGGGCGTGGCCCTGCGGGCAGGGCACGCCTGCTATTTCGTCGGTTTTACGCCGGACCCGATGCCGGAACAGACCGTCGAGGACGTCATGCACGCTCACGCACGTTTCCTCGAGGCGGTCAACGCTCGCCACGCGGAGGCGGAGGGCAAGCCCTGCGTCATCGGCAACTGCCAGGCAGGCTGGGCCGTGATGATGCTGGCAGCGGTTCGGCCGGGGCTGTTCGGACCGATCATTGTCGCTGGAACGCCGCTGTCGTACTGGGCCGGCCTGAAAGGGCAGAACCCGATGCGCTATATCGGCGGACTGCTGGGTGGCAGCTGGCTGACCGCCCTGACCAGCGATGTCGGCGGGGGGCGATTCGACGGTAGCCATCTGGTCAGCAATTTCGAGAACCTCGATCCCGCCAACAGCTATTGGACCAAGTACTATCATCTCTGGGCGAATGTCGATAGCGAGGTGCCGAGGTTTCTCGAGTTCGAGAGATGGTGGGGCGGCCATGTCGATCTGTCCGCCGAGGAGATGCAGTGGATCGTCGATGAGCTGTTCATCGGCAATCGGCTGGCGACGGCGGAGCTTGTCACCGGCGACGGCGTCAGGATCGATCTGCGCCATATCGATTCGCCGATCCTGTGCTTCTGCTCCGAGGGCGACAACATCATCCCGCCTCCCCAGGCGCTGGGGTGGATCTGCGATCTCTACCTCACGGACGAAGACATTGTCGCCGCCGGCCAGACCATCGTCTACGCGATCCACGCAAGCGTTGGCCATCTCGGCATCTTCGTCTCCGGCAGCGTCGCCCGTAAGGAGCACCAGGAGTTCACCTCGAACATCGACCTGATCGATGTCTTGCCGCCCGGGCTCTACGAAGCGGTCATGACGCCCAAGACCGACGAGACGGTCAATCCGCAGTGGGTCGAAGGCGACTGGCTGGTGCGTTTCGAGCCGCGCTCGCTGGCCGATGTCGAGGCTATCGTTCGGCCCGATCCCGACGAAGAACGACGCTTCGCGACGGTCAAGCGGGTCTCGGATATCAACCTCGGGCTGTATCGGACCCTGATGCAGCCCTTGGTACAGGCTCAGGCGAGCAAGGACGTGGCGGAGTGGCTGCACAGGATGACCCCGGCCGAGCTTCCTTACGGGTGGTTCTCCGAGCGCAATCCGCTGATGTCACCGCTCGCCAGCCTGGCCGAGCGGGTCAGGGAGGAGCGTAGGCCCGTCTCCGAAGATAACTGGCTGGTCAACCTGCAGGAAAACTACTCACGCTGCGTCGTGGCGGCGCTGGATGGCTGGCGCGATCTTCGCGATAGCGCCGTCGAACAGTGGTTCATGACGTTCTACGGCTCGCCCGTCACCCAGGCGCTGGTTGGCCTGAACACTTCGGATGAAACGCCTCGTCCACATCCTGGGCAGACGCCGGTAAACATCGCCCTCGTCGAACGGCGCATGGCCGAGATCCGCGCGCGTATCGGCGAGGGAGGGCTGCCTGAGGCGGCACTGCGAGGCCTTGTCTATATCTCAATGGGGGGCGGCGGAGCGGATGAACGGGCCTTCAACGTCCTGCGCGAAATGCGCGCCGAGCACAGCGAAATCTCGCTTGCCTCGTTCAAGCAGGCCGTGCGCGAGCAGTTTCTTGCCTTGACGCTCGCCCCGCATGCTGCGATCGACGCAATCCCCGCCATGTTGGCCGGCGAAACGCAGTCCAGGGACAAGGTTATGCAGGTGATTCACCGGGTCGTCTCCGCCGCTGGCACGCTAACCGACGAGCAGCGCAGGCGGCTGAAAAGCATAGAGGATATGTTCATGAATCGTGTCTAG
- a CDS encoding MBL fold metallo-hydrolase RNA specificity domain-containing protein, whose amino-acid sequence MNISFLGAACEATGSCFLIETSNSRFLVDCGMVEGGLDAAMRNRQPFTFAPNDIDFVLLTQAYTDHSGLLPKLCREGFTGPIHCTAATAQLLIVTLPESSHIQMQEAEYALQRKTGHGASPVATPLYTPADAYNCLRQVQLHAYEKDLQPHPSVRCRFRDAGYIPGSAILEIWLTENAHTTKIVVSGNLGQPGQPILHGPTCIEKADILLIESTYGDQLHKDRRASQEELARIIKQTRERGGNVIAPAFTIGHIQEVLYHLHRTIRERHSQNLRLFIDSPMTNAALQIILEHLELFDIAARHHPEWYAFGKNLSHLEFIASVEESKTLNRIRSGAFIASTCSMCEAGRIRHHLRHNLARPECSVLITSFQAQETLGRRLVDGARRVRLFGEDIPIKARIHTIAGLSGHADQAALLAWSAGFRHPPRQTFVVQGEVLAAQTLAARLRSTHGWRVRVPELGQRIEWNGHIDT is encoded by the coding sequence ATGAACATCTCATTCCTTGGTGCAGCCTGTGAAGCCACCGGGTCATGCTTTCTGATCGAAACGTCCAACTCTCGTTTCCTGGTCGATTGTGGCATGGTGGAGGGTGGATTGGACGCGGCGATGCGCAACCGGCAGCCTTTCACTTTCGCCCCGAACGACATCGACTTCGTCCTTTTGACCCAAGCCTACACCGATCACAGCGGTCTACTGCCCAAGCTATGCCGAGAGGGTTTCACTGGCCCGATCCACTGCACCGCCGCGACGGCTCAACTGCTGATAGTGACACTCCCCGAAAGCAGCCATATTCAGATGCAGGAGGCCGAATATGCTCTACAGCGCAAGACCGGCCACGGAGCATCGCCAGTAGCGACCCCGTTGTACACCCCAGCGGATGCTTACAACTGCCTGCGACAGGTGCAGTTGCACGCTTACGAAAAGGACCTTCAGCCCCATCCCAGCGTGCGCTGCCGCTTTCGCGACGCAGGTTATATTCCAGGCTCGGCCATTCTCGAAATATGGCTAACCGAGAATGCTCATACCACCAAGATAGTGGTAAGTGGCAACCTTGGTCAGCCTGGCCAACCGATCCTTCATGGCCCCACTTGCATCGAGAAGGCCGACATCTTGCTCATCGAGTCTACCTATGGTGACCAACTGCACAAGGATCGGAGAGCTTCTCAGGAGGAACTGGCCCGAATCATCAAGCAGACTCGCGAGCGTGGGGGCAACGTGATTGCTCCAGCCTTTACCATCGGTCATATTCAGGAAGTTCTTTACCACCTGCACCGAACGATCCGGGAAAGGCATTCGCAAAACCTGCGCCTCTTCATTGATTCCCCAATGACCAATGCAGCCCTCCAGATTATCTTGGAACATTTGGAACTATTCGATATTGCGGCAAGGCATCATCCAGAATGGTATGCATTCGGCAAAAACCTATCTCATCTGGAGTTCATCGCCAGCGTAGAGGAATCCAAGACACTGAATCGAATACGTTCGGGAGCCTTTATCGCCTCCACATGCAGCATGTGTGAGGCAGGACGCATTCGTCACCACCTGCGCCATAACCTCGCACGCCCCGAATGCAGCGTACTTATCACCAGCTTTCAAGCACAAGAAACGCTCGGCCGTCGCTTGGTGGATGGAGCCAGGCGGGTACGATTGTTTGGTGAAGACATTCCCATCAAGGCCAGGATCCACACCATCGCTGGATTATCGGGTCATGCCGACCAAGCGGCATTATTGGCCTGGTCGGCCGGCTTCCGGCATCCTCCACGACAAACCTTCGTAGTCCAAGGCGAGGTCCTCGCAGCACAGACCTTAGCGGCGCGCTTGCGCAGCACGCATGGCTGGCGAGTGAGGGTTCCCGAGTTGGGCCAACGTATCGAATGGAACGGACACATCGATACATGA